The genomic region GAGACTGTTGCGAATCGCGTCGGCAATCGCAATATCCCGCTCGACTACATCGCGAGTGCTCTGATTTCTCCAGGTCCTTGGGTCGACTGACGAGACACGAAACTCATCTACGAACCCTGAGGAGGTAATCAAAGACAAAACCAGCCGGGAATCTACGCCGCCGGAGAGAGAGATTGACTTCTGAAGCCCTTCGACCTTATTTAATTGTTCGATCGCGCCTCTTACGAGTTGGGAGCCTCTCTCCAAGAGCTCTTTGTAATTGTACTTTTTTGATTGTGAAAGAGCCGAGCGATTAATGATCTCCATTCCAGATTCACAAATATGTAGAGCCTCATCAATACCTAAAATCCGGACGTCAGCCGACATGGTTCTATGAACACTTGGATTGTCGAAATGCGGATGAGCAGGAAAAAGCGTGGCAACGTAATGCGCGAAATCGAGTTCCGGAACAGCGCCAAAATATTTCATTCCGTGAATTGCTCCCATGAAAGTGTCGGCAACAACGATCCGGTCATTAAGCTGCGCATAGAAGACAGGGCAATACCCTGCGGTGTCCCCAAATACCAAGTATTCACTACCGTTCGCCGATTTGCTCTCTCCAATGGCCATCCATTCTCCGAGAGCATCGTGGAAATCGGAGATTAAGAGGGGTTGGTGCAAAATGGTAGGAAGGATTGACTCAATGGCGAAGCTCTCACCGACCGCAAGCCCGGAGATTCGTGAGATGCGATACGATCCTAGAGCTTGGGCAGATGGCCGCTGTGTTATAGATGAGGCTCCTTCGCTGAGCTGGAAGCTTGCAAAGTCGGCTGCCCTAAAGAGCTCCTGCATGTTGTGTGATTCCCTTGGCACAGATGGTTAACTAAATGATTTAATGTATTTTTGCGATCGAGACGAAATGTCTGAGGCAGTACTCGTGACATCTGCGTCTTGCAGGGATGTAATGGAATTCCAATTTCCATTACTTGAGATCACTTGCCGGAAAATTTCTGACAGGATCCTACCTGGTGCAGGTTTATGGCCGAGTCCCCATTTACCAGCGAAAAGAGCCGTTTTTGATCTATTCTCCTGAGTAGCCTCCAAAAACGGCAGTAGATGACGTGGCACATGAGTTCGGTCTCCAAGATTCTGAACGTAAATTATGTGATTGCGAAAATCTTTTCGATAGCTATCTATTATGCTGTGGTGAAATGGAGCCTTTTCAATAGGTAATCCGCGCCAAGCAGCATTAAGGTAAGAGTCGACAGCGCGTGGACTGTACTTTGAGATATCAGTCTGGGGGTTCATTGAAATTGCCCAAGAACCCGGAAATAGTCGTGAGTAGTATAACGCTGCAAATCCGCCACCGGAGGGGCCGAAAAAAACCAAGTGTTCATGGGATCGAAAATTGGTGAGAACTTTGCTTAGCGCTTTCGGTAAATCGTCCTGCAGTCTCCGCAGGGTATCGCCAGCGTACCAGCCTAAATTGGTATTCATTTCGAGAACTGGATCTGAGACAAATATGAGATTGCACTTAAGATTTTGCGTGATTGTAAGACCTTGGAAAACTGGATAAGTATTAACTCGTGGAGGGACAGCAGCATGGAACAAAACTAGCGTTGTCTTAGCATCTTTGTTTTCAACGTAAAAATCGAGATTTCCGGACCCATATTTGATGCTGTGGATACCAGGTTGGCTGGCTTCTATCGTGAGTGCGTTCAGAGACGGATGCGTAAAGTGGTTAATATCGTATCGTGAAAGCGCGCGTTCAAAGGCCATAGGGAATAATCATATCAGTGCTTTGATGTGCCGCAGTGCTTCCTGTGTGGCTATTTCTCCTATTCTCGTCGGTTGATATATTTTATCTGACTTGGGCTAGTATTCTTTCGATATGCCTATTCCAATATCAATCTATGGATCTTGTGTGACGCGTGATATCGTGCGTGTTACTGGGGATAAATTTAAATGCGAAGAGTATGTAGCACGGCAGAGCTGGATAAGCGCCCTCAGTCATCCTCAGAAAGTTCCCGCAGGAATTAATTTGACCGGGTTCCGTCTAAAAAGCCTAATCGGAGACATTGAATCTAACGGGTTTACACGATTAAAGGCAGCTGCGAAATCTAGCGCGGCGCTAGTAATTGATCTGGCTAGTGATAGGCATGGTGTCTGGGACCTCGAGAATGGTTCTTTTTTATCAAATCTAGCGTCGTTAAAAAAGCAGAAAGTTTTAAGGCGATTTCCTAATGCTCGGTTAGTTTCATTTGGTTCTACCGAACACCTGGCACTTTTTAGCCACGCGGTGGAAAGAGGTAAGCAAGAGCTGGAAGAGGCCGGCCTGTTTTCGAGATCCCTGATACTCAAAATACCGTTTACTAGTCTGAGCATTGACGGTGAACGGATTGAGACTAAACGAGGGCCAACCCCTCGACAGATTCGTGCAGCATATGAGCCGTACTACCAAATATTCAAACAGAATGGATTTCGTTTTCTACCTAACCTGCCCGACGAACTCGCGGTTTCAACTCCAGAACACGATTGGGGGCCAGGGATAAACCACTTCGTCGATGAAGCCTACTATTGGTGGGGATCTGAGATAGAGAAGTTTGTGTCTTCCTAGCAAACGTAAGATGAGTCTTAGTACGCTTTAGACTTGTGCAGAAGCTACATTTTAGTAACTGTAGATAAGTGTTCTCAATTTATGCGACTTGGCTGAAACTTGACGGTTTTCGGTTTGCCCAATGGCCGCATCAATATTTCTTTTTCCAGTTTGGTTCCTCTGCTGTGCACTCGGCGTGAGCGTTTAGGTAATATCGGCAGTCTGACCGAGCTAAAAGCTATAGCCTAACAAGGACTTTTACCATGCACGCTGACGAATACAGAGATTTGGATTCAATTCGAAGGTTAAGGCTCGCCGAAGCAATAAAAGATTCGGATTCTATTAGTAATCAATCCGAGCCACGATCTGGGCTCACGCAAGGATCATCCTTAAAGCAACTGAAGGCAGAGCGGGATGAACTTGAGCGTCAAGTCCGTTCAGCTCGTGTTGCTCTTGAAGAGCTGCAGTCTGAGAATAATAGGTTGAACAATCAGCGCGCTCTTGCGGAACAACGACTGAAATCGGTGCGAGAATCGCGAACTTTTCTAGTAGGCAAAGCAGCCACCGCTCCATTTCAGGCAGTTCGGAGGGCGATTAATGACCCACGTTTAAAGAGTATGCGAATTGATGAGAAACTCAAGACAAGTTTACGCAAGTCCCGATACATTCTTCGTGAAAGTCGCGAAAGATTAGAGAAGTCTAGCGTCGGAAGTGGTGATTATTTCAAGTCCCGTACTGAGAATAGTGATCTAGATGGTGTGCCGACGGATATTTCTGTAGATTCGAGAGCGAACCGGGGTGAAGGATCCAGCCCAGTCGATATATATGAAAAGAAGCCTTCAGTGCGAACTTTCGAGCGAGCTATGAAGCACTTATGGTTTACCGAGGGAAAGCTTCTTTCAGCCAAAGCGTTTATAGAAAACAGTCCTCAGTATGTAGAAAAGCTTGGAGATATATCGAAGTCTCTCGCAAATAGGATCCTGGGCGAAGCACGGATTGATCCCTCCCAAATAGTGCCTGAGAGGAGCCCGTACCCGGCCTATGTCGCGGAGCCTGGCCGGATTATGTATTGTGTCCATCAATCACCTGTTTATAACTCCAACGGCTATTCAACTCGGACCCGAGGAGTGGCGAGTGGTCTAAACGCAGGCGCCGGCGATGTCGTTGTAGTTGCACGATCCGGATATCCGTGGGATTCCTCGGTGGATATTGAAAAGCCGAAGTCTGTTCGTTCTGTGTCCATACTTGACGGTGTGCAGTACGTGCATCTGCCTGGCGGAAACCTGAACCGAGACCCAATTGACCAGTACGTACTACAGTGTGCGGATGCCTTTGTTCGGGAAGCTCGAATGATTCGTCCAAGTATCATTCAATCAGCTTCGAATTATAAGACCGCACTGCCTGCGCTTATCGCAGCCCGCCGCTTGGGAATTCCATTTGTGTATGAGGTTCGTGGATTTTGGGAAATTACGGAAGCCTCAGCAAATTCCGGCTTTCAGGAAACTGAGCGTTTTGAGTCGATGCGGTCCCTCGAAACCTTCGTTGCGCAAAATGCCGACAGGCTTCTAGCAATTACGTCTCAAGTCAGAGATGAACTTATTGTCCGCGGTATCGACCCGGAGATTGTCGAGGTTTCCCCAAACTCCGTTGACCCTGAGATATTCTTACCCCTGCCCAAAGATATTGAATATTCTCAGTCCAAAGGAATTCGAATTGATGCACCAGTTATCGGTTTTGCCGGAAGCATTGTTGGGTATGAGGGGCTTGATCTACTCGTTGAAGCTTCTCGATTACTAAGCACTAAAGGGGTTGACCATCAAGTAGTCATTGCAGGTTCGGGTGCCGCAGAGCAAGACTTAAAGGAGCAAGTAACCAAACTAGCACTTGACAGCCAAGTGTTACTTTTAGGGCGACTACCGCAAGATGAAATGCCGCGGCTTCACAGCACATTTGACATCGTGGTGTGTCCCAGAAGAGCGAATCTGGTTACGGAACTAGTTTCTCCATTGAAGCCACTTGAATCTTTTGCAACCGGCAAAGCTACAGTGCTTTCCAATGTTGCACCTAACAGGGATCTCGCTGGAGAAGACGAGGAGCGCGCGCTGCTTTGCGACGCAGATGATGCTGCGTCCCTGGCCAGGCAGCTGGAAAAATTGATTCTCAATGCTGATCTTCGTGCAGACTTTGGTAGAACAGCACGGCTATGGGTAGTTTCAGAGCGGTCCTGGGCTTCTCTTGGTAAAAGTATGCTTGATGCTCATAAACATGCACTTGAAGATGCCGAAAAAAAGATTTTGGGGGCCAAGCCGCTTCATACGTTGAGAGTTGGCGTTATCGGGGATGAGTTCACACGTTCAGCTCTCGAGGATGCTTTCAATGTTGAATGGCTGAGCCGCAAGAATTGGGAGAGCCAGTTGGATAGTGCGCCAAACTTCGACCTGATATTCGTGGAATCAGCATGGGAAGGAAATGGAGGAGAGTGGTGGCGTGGAGTCGGCCACTATTCCGACGAGGAAAGTACCGATCTCCGAAGCCTACTTGCCGTAGCCAGGGAGAAGGATATTCCTTCGGTTTTTTGGAACAAAGAAGATCCCATTCATTTCTCTCGTTTCGCGCCAAACGCAGCGTTTTTTGACCATGTTTTCACAACCGACGCGAACATGATTCCACGCTACATCAACGCACAGGATAGTTATAACAAAACCGTGAGTGCATTACCGTTTTTTGCCCAGCCCAAACTCCATAATCCGATGCCCAGTACTCGCGAATTCAGAGAGACAGTTGCCTATGCGGGATCGTATTACGGAGATAGGTTTAAAGAACGTTCGGAGGCTCTAGAGCGTTTGCTTGCGGCTTCAGTTCAGTATGGATTAGATATCTACGATCGTCAGGCTAATAATCCAGACTCGTCTTATAAGTTTCCGCAGATCTATCGAAGTGCAGTGAGGGGAGGGCTTCAGTATCGGGAAACTGTTGAATCATACAAGTCGCACATCGCACATCTTAACGTAAATTCGGTGTTCGATTCTCCGACGATGTTTTCGCGACGAGTAGTTGAAATTCCAGCCTGTGGTGGCATCGTGATGAGTGCTAAAGGGAGAGGAATCACTGAGACCCTTGGATCCAATATTGCGCATTCTGACGATCCTGAAGATCATCGTGCCTGGCTCCATGGATGGACGACTAACCCGGTAGAAAGGTTGGAGGAAATTTGGCGGCAGATGCGAACCGTGTACAGGTCTCACACAACGGAAACGGCTTTGTCCATTTTGGCGCGAACCGCAGGCATTTCCGTTGAGGGCATTAAGCCAGTGGAATACACTGCGGTTTTAGAAGATTTGGCCATGTTATCACCAGCGGAACGCCTCAAACACATTGAACACGTAGCATCTCAGTCTGTACGTCCTCGCAGCGTTAAAATTTCCGACCTAGGGGAAGAAGAAGCGGCATTTGTTAAAAAGTACGGAATTCAGGTAATGCTTGTCGACGATTTCTCCGCTTCTCATGATATCGAGGTACATTTTCCCAAAAGGTTTTCACGAACTTTTGCTGAAGATGTACTACTGCCATTACGTTTTGGGGAATTCTCAAGCATCTTCGTGCGTAGTAAACAACACTATGAAAATATCAGTCCTGTGCTTGAACCGACTTTCTCAGAAAAACCAAGAGAGCAGCTTCTGGCAGTAAATAATCGACAAAGTACCGCAGTAGCTTCCGTCATAATCGAGTTGCCCGGAGTTTCGGAACAAAGTGAGTCAGCGCCCTCACTAGAAACAGAAATTACTGATATCGAGGGCAAAACCGTACTGGTCGCTGGGCACGATCTAAAATTTGCAGAGCCAATCATTGAAAAGTTGCATGGCTCTGGCTGCAAAGTTCTAATTGACAAGTGGGAGGGTCATAATAGACACGACTCTTATCAATCTAAAGTTTTGCTCGGTCAGGCCGATATTGTCTTTTGTGAGTGGGGACTGGGTAACGCAGTGTGGTATTCGAAGAATCTGCACGCTCACCAGTCGCTAGTGATTAGGGTGCACTCACAGGAGCTTTTCCTACCGTTCCTCAAACAGATCAGACAATCCAGCGTTAGCAAGTTTATATTTGTTGGCGAATTGGTCCGAAAGGCAGCAATTGAATCTCATGGGATTCTTGGCGAGAAGTCGGTTGTCATACCTAACTTTGTAGATACCTCAAAGTTCGCTAAGCCTAAGGATGATACTGCGCGAAAGACTCTCGGCATCGTCGGGATAGTCCCTAGGTCTAAACGGATTGACCGTGCACTCGACGTATTAGAAGGCCTTTTAGAACAGGATCCAACCTATAAGCTGCGGATCAAGGGAAAAGTCCCGGAGGACTACCCTTGGCTTAGAAAGCGCCCCGATGAAATGGACTTCTATTCTAATCAGTATTCACGCATTATTTCCTTAAATGAAAAATGGCCGGGTGCGGTCATTTTCGATAGTTTTGGACATGATATGGAAGAGTGGTATCGCCTGGTAGGGATTGTTCTTTCGACGAGCGATTTTGAGTCGTTTCATTTAACACTTGCAGATGGTGCTTCATCCGGAGCGATGCCAGTCAGCCTCAACTGGCCTGGAGCGGATCTCATTTATCCCCTGTCTTGGTTGTTTGCAACGACGGAGGACATGGTTAATTCAATATTGAATCAAACCTTTAACGTGCAAGATGCCCAGAAATTCGTTGAGATCAATTTCAAGCAGTCCGATTTACTAAATAGATTCGTCAAATTGCTGGTTATCGGCCATCGAGAACGTGGAACGTCGGCCAGAAACCCCTAACTCGTGAATTGTCAATCCTTGGCAGATTGTTTATCAGAGAGATGTAACATAAAAGACGTTATTCTAAACGGTGTGCGCTTCGGTTTGATGAATCTATAATCGCGAGTTTGAAGGTGTGAGCTTGCCAGAATATTACTCCGTCAATTTTCGAATTACTAAACTATCTTAAATAGTCTAGTCTTAAATATGCTGCTGAAGCTGAATACAAAGCTGTAACCTACATTCATCAGGAGAGGTTTGTTTGACCTCGGGATGCTTGAACGGAGATGACGCACGTTCAGCCTGACACGCGGCTCAGGGAGATGGAAAGTTAGGTGGTAGGTTCCACCTACATAGGCCAAGAGAAAGTATGGGAAAGTACAGAATAATGGTGGGACGCTCTTACATCAGGACCTTGATCTGAGTATGTATCTTAATCAGGCGATTACACTTAAGTTCCCAAAGCCGCGGGATGGCGAATATACTGTGAGTGGTTGGATCAAATGTCCTCCCGATAGTCGCGCGATTTTGAGATTTCTAACCGCAGGAACTCCTAGCGATTCAGTGGACGGGCTACACTGGGCAGCCAAAGGTGGGTGGTACAAGTATCTACCGTCGTCAGGTGAGAGCGAACACTTCGAAGTACGAGCCATGTTCGACGAATATGTACACGGCACACCGGAAGTCAGAATTGAACGTTGGTTCGGAAATGGTGAGATAGAAATCTACCTGCAGGGCCATGGTTCCCAACCTCATACCCTGTTTTGGGGCAGCGACGATGCCTACTCGAACTTTGTGGATACCAACTGGGGGCTTATTGAGAGATTTCCCCTATCCTCTTGTCTGGTAACCGCTGGGGAGCCGAAGAGTTGGGATGCTCTTAATCGATTGCAATCTTGCAAAGGAAGCCTTACGAATTCGACGGAACTCGCAGCTGATATCCGGAAAATTGCTTTAGAAAGGCTCCAAGAATATTCGTATGATGTATTAGTTATTGACATAGATTCTTTGAATTCTCCTATCGTGACCCATGATCGAACTTATTTCGAGGCCACTAGGTACGCAAGAGCCTTAGGCATAGTGCCGGTCGACGCACGCATCATCAATCCGGGAAGCAAAGAGTATACGGCCGTCCTGTGGAGATCTTTGATAGCGTTACTCCAAGCGGCGCGCCCGAGGCCAGTCTTCATTACTTGGCAGAATCATAAAACCGAAATCACTGATTCCAAGGCTGCCTCTCCAAACTGGAAAAGTGTTTCGTTGTTGAATCGGAAAGAGCTTGGGAAACTGGGATTCTTGGACTTTCACAGCAGTGTTTCCGGTGGAGAGGTAGCCTCCCAACATCGAAACCTTCGTGAACTGGTTAAACTACACCCGTTTATACTGGATGAACACTTGTCCACAATAGAACGTCCATTTTCTTTGGAAATAGTCTCTATGCCATTAGAAGTGAAAGAGCTTCCAAAGTTTACTTTGCAGGGTATGCCGAGGCACTTCGAAGTCTCGGTTGATGTTCTTGTCGCCAATAACTACCGGGATAAGAACCTTTTGCTGACTTTAGATCTCGAAAGCCAGGATGGGGCTCCAGCTGATGAAAATTTGTCTGCGTATTCAATAGCTCGGTCGAAAATGGAGGGTATTGATTACTACAGGTACTTTCCGTCCATCCAGGGCTCAAAGACAGTGACCTTCAAGGTTGGGCTACCTGACCATATTCGATGCATCGGCATTGGCATTAAACAGGTGCGTGAACTCGATCCGGTATTTATCTCAAGAATAGAAATATTAAGCGATGTCATAATAGATGTTCCGATAGTCTCAAACATCGATCAGCCTAGGAGAGGGTAGAAATGAACAACAACGCTGATGGGCCTTCTAACGTAGGCGTTATCATTATCGGCGATTCTGGGCTGAGCGTCGATCTCGGCTTTGTTCCCGGCGGAAGCGTATTTTTCAATGATTGGGACACTGTGGATCTGCAAAGAGATTCAACAGAGCTGATAGTAGTTGATAAAAATTCCGATCGAACCATCAAACACGTGCGCCGGGCCTTCGTTGAAGGTATCAAATCAGTAACGATTGTTTGGAATGCTGAGTTAAGTAAGCCGTACTCATTTGCCATGGTTTCACTATCTCGAGAAATGAAACCCAATAGTTTTAGAATTGTCGGTTCGACAGCCCACCTTGAAATTGTCTCCGAGCCTGTGCTTATAAGCGGTGTACAAGTTAAACCCGAAGACATGAGAAACCGCTTGATAGAGGAATTCCGAAAACCCTCCAATATTTCGGTTGGTGAGCTCAATTTATTGATGCAGGATCATGCAGATTTACTCACGAATCTAGAAGAACTTGCTTTGAGTGACTCCGGGCTCAAACTCGAGGTTGAAGTTTTAAGGAACAAGGTTAAACAGCTCCCTGCACTCCACGACAAGTTACGAGAGTTACAGTCGGAAAATCTGAGGTTAAGAAAAAGGAATGACGCTTTAGCTCGAAAGACCTTCAACAAATTGACGAAGCGGATACACGGGCAAACAGCTGATAAAAATGCTGCGACAGACGAAAGTAGTAGATAAGAATGGACACATTCAAAGAGCTCAAGCGTGAAATTGATATCAAGCGGGACCGCTTCGAGCGGATCGAGCGACGGGCGGCCAATTCTTCCTTGACTGTGCGTTATCTTCCAGGCGTAAGTGTCATCGTGCCTTGCCATCAAGCAGTGGGAACCCTTGGCCAAACTTTGCAAAGTCTCTACTCGCAATCGGTGGATTTTGAAGAATTTGAAGTTATCATGGTTCTTAACGGGGCTGATGACGGAAGTTCGAAGTTAGTTTCAGACTTTGCTAGTCAACACCCAGAAATGAACCTTCGTGTTTACCATAATTCACGATTGGGTGCTGGAGCTGCACGAAACGTGGGCCTCAATATGGTTCGCCACAAATACACCACGTTTGTTGATGCTGACGACTTCGTAGAGAAACACTTTTTAAAAAATGCCTTGGAAGCGATGCCGTCGCATGCTGCAATAGTAGCCAGTCCGATCCACAACTTGGACACTTTGGGGAGACTGGATAGTGAGAATACCTTGAACTTGCGATACGAGGAATATAGAGGAAAGACCGTTCCGGTTGCTGAGGTGCCTTGGTTACTCGGCTTTAATGCTTGTAAATTGGTACCTAGTGAACTTCTAGTAGAAAGAAGATACCGAGAAGATTTAGTGAGTGGAGAGGATCTTGTCTTCTTTTCTACGCTATTGAGCTTGGAAAATCTAAGTGTCGTTTTTCCTTCTTCGACCGACGGGGCGGCCTATGTTCGGAGACTGTCCCAAAATTCTGTCTCGAGGAAGGCGCCGTCGTTTGATTTCAATGTAAAACAACGCGTTCAGTGTATGGCGGCGCTTAATGCGATTGATGTCACTGGTGAATCTAAAAAAGCTCTTATCATGCTTCAGCGAGCACAGGCCAGCTTTGTTAAAAAGTACCTGGAGCAGAACCCAATCGATGTAGATCGATTAGATGCCCTCTTAGTGGAGATGGCATTCGTCGATTTTCCGTGGAATTGGCTAAACGACGGAAAAGCGAGAGACCTCGTATTTTCATATTACTTTGTTCCTTACGCTGACACTTCTGCAGTTATAGCAGCGAAAGCAATAGCTGAGCGAAGTCGTATTGTGGATGTTATTTCCGCGAGTATGGACAAGAAACGGGAAAAGGATACGAGTCTAAAATTTCTCTGCTCTCGCTGGCTAGATAAGTCAATTGAAGTGTCCGTGGCTCCTTCATTTGCGGATTGGAAGCTCAACATTGAGTTTGCAAAGAAAGCTCTCGAAAGTGCAAGGAATCGCCAAGCAGTTCGCGGGACAAATTATGAAACTCTTTATTCTCGAGCACTTTGGATGGGATCGCATATTGCAGGCGCTCTATTCAAGATCGAATACCCTGAAGTAATT from Corynebacterium ammoniagenes DSM 20306 harbors:
- a CDS encoding DUF6270 domain-containing protein, with amino-acid sequence MPIPISIYGSCVTRDIVRVTGDKFKCEEYVARQSWISALSHPQKVPAGINLTGFRLKSLIGDIESNGFTRLKAAAKSSAALVIDLASDRHGVWDLENGSFLSNLASLKKQKVLRRFPNARLVSFGSTEHLALFSHAVERGKQELEEAGLFSRSLILKIPFTSLSIDGERIETKRGPTPRQIRAAYEPYYQIFKQNGFRFLPNLPDELAVSTPEHDWGPGINHFVDEAYYWWGSEIEKFVSS
- a CDS encoding glycosyltransferase; the protein is MHADEYRDLDSIRRLRLAEAIKDSDSISNQSEPRSGLTQGSSLKQLKAERDELERQVRSARVALEELQSENNRLNNQRALAEQRLKSVRESRTFLVGKAATAPFQAVRRAINDPRLKSMRIDEKLKTSLRKSRYILRESRERLEKSSVGSGDYFKSRTENSDLDGVPTDISVDSRANRGEGSSPVDIYEKKPSVRTFERAMKHLWFTEGKLLSAKAFIENSPQYVEKLGDISKSLANRILGEARIDPSQIVPERSPYPAYVAEPGRIMYCVHQSPVYNSNGYSTRTRGVASGLNAGAGDVVVVARSGYPWDSSVDIEKPKSVRSVSILDGVQYVHLPGGNLNRDPIDQYVLQCADAFVREARMIRPSIIQSASNYKTALPALIAARRLGIPFVYEVRGFWEITEASANSGFQETERFESMRSLETFVAQNADRLLAITSQVRDELIVRGIDPEIVEVSPNSVDPEIFLPLPKDIEYSQSKGIRIDAPVIGFAGSIVGYEGLDLLVEASRLLSTKGVDHQVVIAGSGAAEQDLKEQVTKLALDSQVLLLGRLPQDEMPRLHSTFDIVVCPRRANLVTELVSPLKPLESFATGKATVLSNVAPNRDLAGEDEERALLCDADDAASLARQLEKLILNADLRADFGRTARLWVVSERSWASLGKSMLDAHKHALEDAEKKILGAKPLHTLRVGVIGDEFTRSALEDAFNVEWLSRKNWESQLDSAPNFDLIFVESAWEGNGGEWWRGVGHYSDEESTDLRSLLAVAREKDIPSVFWNKEDPIHFSRFAPNAAFFDHVFTTDANMIPRYINAQDSYNKTVSALPFFAQPKLHNPMPSTREFRETVAYAGSYYGDRFKERSEALERLLAASVQYGLDIYDRQANNPDSSYKFPQIYRSAVRGGLQYRETVESYKSHIAHLNVNSVFDSPTMFSRRVVEIPACGGIVMSAKGRGITETLGSNIAHSDDPEDHRAWLHGWTTNPVERLEEIWRQMRTVYRSHTTETALSILARTAGISVEGIKPVEYTAVLEDLAMLSPAERLKHIEHVASQSVRPRSVKISDLGEEEAAFVKKYGIQVMLVDDFSASHDIEVHFPKRFSRTFAEDVLLPLRFGEFSSIFVRSKQHYENISPVLEPTFSEKPREQLLAVNNRQSTAVASVIIELPGVSEQSESAPSLETEITDIEGKTVLVAGHDLKFAEPIIEKLHGSGCKVLIDKWEGHNRHDSYQSKVLLGQADIVFCEWGLGNAVWYSKNLHAHQSLVIRVHSQELFLPFLKQIRQSSVSKFIFVGELVRKAAIESHGILGEKSVVIPNFVDTSKFAKPKDDTARKTLGIVGIVPRSKRIDRALDVLEGLLEQDPTYKLRIKGKVPEDYPWLRKRPDEMDFYSNQYSRIISLNEKWPGAVIFDSFGHDMEEWYRLVGIVLSTSDFESFHLTLADGASSGAMPVSLNWPGADLIYPLSWLFATTEDMVNSILNQTFNVQDAQKFVEINFKQSDLLNRFVKLLVIGHRERGTSARNP
- a CDS encoding glycosyltransferase, producing the protein MDTFKELKREIDIKRDRFERIERRAANSSLTVRYLPGVSVIVPCHQAVGTLGQTLQSLYSQSVDFEEFEVIMVLNGADDGSSKLVSDFASQHPEMNLRVYHNSRLGAGAARNVGLNMVRHKYTTFVDADDFVEKHFLKNALEAMPSHAAIVASPIHNLDTLGRLDSENTLNLRYEEYRGKTVPVAEVPWLLGFNACKLVPSELLVERRYREDLVSGEDLVFFSTLLSLENLSVVFPSSTDGAAYVRRLSQNSVSRKAPSFDFNVKQRVQCMAALNAIDVTGESKKALIMLQRAQASFVKKYLEQNPIDVDRLDALLVEMAFVDFPWNWLNDGKARDLVFSYYFVPYADTSAVIAAKAIAERSRIVDVISASMDKKREKDTSLKFLCSRWLDKSIEVSVAPSFADWKLNIEFAKKALESARNRQAVRGTNYETLYSRALWMGSHIAGALFKIEYPEVIWTAEFSDPLRFDVEGLPRQGMLPIDSDSSMFLEIIAARFEEELEVSTVFDLVEAVTMLLADELLFTNQNQLEYMLSKYPEAFATRVRKKAQVREHPSPRQADYQVVRAESNFSPGRINIAYFGAFYVNRGLGDVFTAIQNLSVSEQNQVCLHIYCTDVAGAKGQVLDLGLSGVVKVHPYLPYLQFLNATTKADVLLVNDIQRSADMEINPFLPSKYSDYRASGTKIWGILDVGSPLSRKPIEYKSENGNVPSSLKVLREIISKNRFKVAAPALT